The sequence below is a genomic window from uncultured Stenotrophomonas sp..
GCGCCGGGTCGGCCAGGCGCCCGCTCTTCTGGATGGCGATGCGCAGCCGGTCACGGGCCGGCGCGGAGGTGGAAGCACTCATGGGTCTTGCCTCAATTGGATTCGGTCTTGCGCGTGGCGATGCGCTCGATGGCGGCGGCATAACCGCCGGCACCGTGTTCGAGCGAGCGCGCGACCCGGCCGATGGTGGTCACGCTCACCCCGGTCAGGTCATGGATCTCGCGGTACGGCACGCCCTTGCGCAGCAGCGGCACCACCCGCCAGCGGTCGGCCATGGCCTCCAGCTCGGCGGGCGTGCACAGGTCGCGCAGGAAGGCCTGCACGTCCTGCGCTCGGTCCAGCGCGGCGAATGCACGCGCCAGCGCCTTCAGCGGGGCATCGGAGGGCTTTTCGCGGTCGGATTCGGGGCGCGGCTTCATTTGCATCAATGTAATAGCGTGCTAATACATTGATGCAATCGGCCCGCCATGTCAAATCCGGCGATACCGCAGGCCGGGGCTACGCCCCCCGGCACGATGCGTGTCTGCCGGCAATTATTTCGGCAAACCAAGGCCAGCCGGGGGCATGGCCCCGACCTACCTGCCGCCGAATTCAGGCATGACCGCAAGTTGCGGACTGCCGAAACATGGCGCCGGGAAAACGCAGAAGCCCCGCATCGCGGGGCTTCTGCTTCACTCGGTTGGGACAGCCGCTCAGCGCGCCATCACGCGCGCCTGCTCCAATTCGACCTGCAGCGTGGAGGCCAGCTCGTCGCGGGCGACCTCGAACTGCTGTTCGCGCAGCAGGTCCTTGACCGCCACCACGCCGCGCGCCAGTTCGTCCTCGCCGGCCAGCACCACGAAGCGGATGCCGGCCTTGGCCGCGTACTGGAACTGCTTGCCGACCTTCTTCGGCTCCATCTGCACTTCGGTGTTGATGCCGCCGGCGCGCAGGCGGCGGGCAATGTCCAGCGAATGCGGCAT
It includes:
- a CDS encoding conserved hypothetical protein (Evidence 4 : Homologs of previously reported genes of unknown function) encodes the protein MQMKPRPESDREKPSDAPLKALARAFAALDRAQDVQAFLRDLCTPAELEAMADRWRVVPLLRKGVPYREIHDLTGVSVTTIGRVARSLEHGAGGYAAAIERIATRKTESN